In one Hippocampus zosterae strain Florida chromosome 10, ASM2543408v3, whole genome shotgun sequence genomic region, the following are encoded:
- the LOC127608572 gene encoding diablo IAP-binding mitochondrial protein-like, whose product MQAVRSCSTCAARVSEQLLGSPREFLRRRGAAGTQLLSAPGILFSARETAKRKLVHQQACASARTAPLSLSHLGAASSSQQAEQLSHDALIGRATSLVADGTSALLSQSTFALVHALRAYAKAVHARITLQRRFLISLGKVSPAEEDSLQRAILQHKAQVGQHLDECKRFEGTWLKAVDLCQRAAEAASASGSEQASVTLMANVRLARSHAQPARDEAAAADKKLAETKVDEIQRMAEYAASLEDADELEIHEAYLRED is encoded by the exons ATGCAGGCAGTGCGTTCGTGTTCAACATGCGCCGCCCGGGTCAGCGAACAACTTCTGGGCTCGCCACGAGAGTTTCTCAGAAGGAGAGGAGCAGCAGGCACACAACTGCTCAG CGCTCCAGGCATCCTCTTCAGTGCCAGAGAGACAGCAAAGCGGAAGTTAGTGCACCAGCAAGCGTGCGCAAGCGCAAGGACGGCGCCTTTGAGTTTGAGCCACCTTGGCGCCGCCTCGTCCTCGCAA CAAGCAGAGCAACTGAGTCACGACGCACTGATCGGAAGGGCGACGTCGCTGGTCGCCGACGGCACCAGCGCGCTCCTGTCGCAGAGCACCTTCGCCCTGGTCCACGCCCTCCGCGCCTACGCTAAG GCCGTGCACGCCCGCATCACGCTGCAGAGACGTTTCCTGATCTCGCTGGGAAAAGTGAGCCCGGCCGAGGAGGACTCGCTTCAGCGGGCCATCTTGCAACACAAGGCGCAG GTCGGCCAGCATCTGGACGAATGCAAACGCTTCGAGGGCACCTGGCTCAAGGCCGTCGACTTGTGCCAAcgggcggcggaggcggcgtcCGCGTCCG GGTCGGAGCAGGCGTCCGTCACCTTGATGGCCAACGTCCGGCTGGCGCGCTCGCACGCCCAGCCGGCCCGcgacgaggcggcggcggcggataaGAAGCTGGCCGAGACCAAAGTGGACGAGATCCAAAGGATGGCCGAGTACGCCGCCTCCCTGGAGGACGCCGACGAGCTGGAGATACACGAGGCTTACCTGAGAGAGGACTGA